AGTGGGCAGGAAGCCCTTGCCCGGGTCTTCCGCGTTGATGCGAAATTCGAAGCTGTGGCCACGCGGGGTCGGCGTCTCACTGAAGGACAACGGGAAACCGTCGGCGATTCGCAGTTGTTCGATCACCAGATCGACCCCAGTGGTCTCTTCGGTCACCGGGTGCTCGACCTGCAAACGGGTATTGACCTCAAGGAACGACAGGGTGCCATCCTGGCTCAGCAGGAACTCCACCGTGCCTGCACCGACATAGCCGGCTTTGGCGCAGATATCCTGCGCAGATTGATGAATACGCTGGCGCTGTTCGTCGCTGATAAAGGGCGCTGGCGCTTCCTCCACCAGCTTCTGATTGCGCCGCTGCAAGGAGCAGTCCCGCGTGCCGACGACGACGACCTTGCCGTGCTTGTCGGCGAGGATCTGCGCTTCGATGTGCCGAGGACGGTCGAGGAACTGTTCGACATAGCATTCGCCACGACCAAAGGCTGCTTCCGCTTCGCGCACGGCGGAGGCGAACAATTCAGCCACTTCATCCATGCGCCAGGCGACTTTCATGCCGCGTCCGCCGCCGCCAAAGGCCGCCTTGATGGCAATTGGCAGGCCATGCTGTTCGGCAAAGGCCAGTACTTCGGCGGCGCTTTCGACCGGGCCAGGCGTACCGGCCACCAGAGGCGCACCGACCAGTTGGGCAATTTTCCGCGCCTCGACCTTGTCGCCGAGCACGTCGATGGTCTCCGGGTTGGGACCGACCCAGATCAACCCTGCGTCGATCACCGCCCGGGCGAAGTCGGCCCGTTCAGACAAAAAACCATAGCCGGGGTGCACGGCATCGGCGCCGCTGCGTTTGGCGACGGCGATCAGTTTGCCGATATCCAGGTAGGTCTCGGCCGGGCGCTGGCCATTCAGTGAGTAGGCTTCGTCGGCTTGGCGCACATGCAGGGCGTCGATGTCCGCGTCGGCATAGACCGCGACAGACTG
This DNA window, taken from Pseudomonas fluorescens NCIMB 11764, encodes the following:
- a CDS encoding acetyl/propionyl/methylcrotonyl-CoA carboxylase subunit alpha, which gives rise to MKKLLIANRGEIAVRIARACRDYGVQSVAVYADADIDALHVRQADEAYSLNGQRPAETYLDIGKLIAVAKRSGADAVHPGYGFLSERADFARAVIDAGLIWVGPNPETIDVLGDKVEARKIAQLVGAPLVAGTPGPVESAAEVLAFAEQHGLPIAIKAAFGGGGRGMKVAWRMDEVAELFASAVREAEAAFGRGECYVEQFLDRPRHIEAQILADKHGKVVVVGTRDCSLQRRNQKLVEEAPAPFISDEQRQRIHQSAQDICAKAGYVGAGTVEFLLSQDGTLSFLEVNTRLQVEHPVTEETTGVDLVIEQLRIADGFPLSFSETPTPRGHSFEFRINAEDPGKGFLPTPGHITDFLPPSGPGVRLDSGVISGSRVPSTFDSMMAKLIVTGATREQAIVRARRALAEFNIEGIASVLPFHRAVMDHDDFTGADTFAVHTRWIETDFAEQITLAPRAVVSADPGILRTFVEIDGKRHELGLPAALLRGVSLNAADTVSESTAASEVSDPQAVLTPVAGNLHTWVVEDGESVSVGQVIAVVEAMKMETSVLAPCEGQVQIAKQAGDYFEAGSVIGRIKTIN